The Canis lupus baileyi chromosome Y unlocalized genomic scaffold, mCanLup2.hap1 SUPER_Y_unloc_5, whole genome shotgun sequence genome window below encodes:
- the LOC140629716 gene encoding LOW QUALITY PROTEIN: ubiquitin-like modifier-activating enzyme 1 (The sequence of the model RefSeq protein was modified relative to this genomic sequence to represent the inferred CDS: inserted 1 base in 1 codon): protein MSNLPVSKKRCVPGTDXKPSSDCSSAYSVMFKVPSEPNDGMQKQGSETDIDEGLYSRQLYVLGHEAMKHLQTSSVLVSGLRGLGVEIAKNIILGGVKAVTLHDQGTAQWADLSSQFYLREEDIGKNRAEVSQPRLAELNSYVPVTTYTGALVEDFLSGFQVVVLTNTPLEHQLQVGEFCHSHGIKLVVADTRGLFGQLFCDFGEEMILTDSNGEQPLSAMVSMVTKDSPGVVTCLDEARHGFESGDFVSFTEVQGMNELNGTCPIEIKVLGPYTFSICDTSSFSEYIRGGIVSQVKVPKKISFKSLLASLAEPDFVITDFAKYSRAGQLHIGFQALHHFCAQHGRSPRPHNEEDATELMAFAQHVNAQALPALQQDSLDEDLIRKLSYVAAGDLAPINAFIGGLAAQEVLKACSGKFMPIMQWLYFDALECLPEDKEALTEDKCLPCQNRYDGQVAVFGSALQEKLGRQKYFLVGAGAIGCELLKNFAMIGLGCGEDGAITVTDMDTIEKSNLNRQFLFRPWDVTKLKSDTAAAAAHQINPYIQVLSHPNRVGPDTEHIYDDSFFQNLDGIANALDNVDTRLYMDRRCVYYRKPLLESGTLGTKGNVQVVIPFLTESYSSSQDPPEKSIPICTLKNFPNAIEHTLQWARDEFEGLFKQPAENVNQYLTDSKFVERALCLAGTQPLEMLEAVQRSLLLQRPETWADCVTWAYHHWHTQYSNNIRQLLHNFPPDQLTSSGALFWSGPKRCPHPLIFDVDNPLHLDYVMAAANLFAQTYGLMGSQDRAAVAVLLQSVHIPEFIPKSGVKIHVSDQELQNASASVDDSRLQELRAMLPSPEKLRGFKMYPINFEKDDNTNFHMDFIVAASNLRAENYNIPPADRHKSKLIAGKIIPAIATTTAAIVGLVCLELYKVVQGHQQLESYKNSFMNLALPFFSFSEPLAPPRHQYYNQEWTLWDRFEVRGLQPNGEEMTLRQFLDYFKKEHKLEITMLSQGISMLYSFFMPATKLRERLDQPMTEIVSHMSKRKLGHHVRALVLELCCNDESGEDVEVPYVRYTFR, encoded by the exons ATGTCCAACTTGCCAGTATCCAAGAAACGCTGTGTGCCTGGGACTG CAAAACCAAGTTCTGACTGCTCCTCTGCCTATTCTGTAATGTTCAAAGTGCCCTCAGAACCAAACGAC GGAATGCAAAAACAAGGCAGTGAAACAGACATAGATGAGGGCCTTTACTCCCGGCAGCT GTATGTGCTTGGCCATGAGGCAATGAAGCATCTCCAGACATCCAGTGTACTGGTGTCAGGCCTCCGGGGCCTAGGAGTGGAAATTGCCAAGAATATCATCCTTGGTGGGGTCAAAGCTGTCACACTGCATGACCAGGGCACTGCCCAGTGGGCTGACCTCTCCTCCCAG TTCTACCTGCGGGAGGAGGACATTGGTAAAAACCGGGCTGAGGTATCACAGCCCCGCCTTGCTGAGCTCAACAGCTATGTGCCTGTCACCACCTATACTGGAGCCCTTGTTGAGGACTTCCTTAGTGGTTTCCAG GTGGTGGTCCTCACCAACACTCCTTTGGAGCACCAGCTGCAGGTGGGTGAGTTCTGTCATAGCCATGGAATCAAGCTCGTCGTGGCAGACACACGGGGCCTATTTGG GCAGTTGTTCTGTGACTTTGGAGAGGAAATGATCCTTACAGATTCCAATGGGGAGCAGCCTCTCAGTGCTATGGTATCTATGGTTACGAAG GATAGCCCTGGTGTCGTCACCTGCCTGGATGAGGCCCGGCATGGGTTTGAGAGTGGCGACTTTGTTTCCTTCACAGAAGTCCAGGGCATGAATGAACTCAATGGCACCTGTCCCATAGAGATCAAAGTCCTGG GTCCTTATACCTTTAGTATCTGTGATACTTCTAGCTTCTCTGAGTACATCCGGGGAGGCATTGTTAGTCAGGTCAAAGTACCTAAGAAGATAAGCTTT AAATCTTTGCTAGCCTCACTGGCAGAGCCAGACTTTGTGATAACGGATTTTGCCAAATATTCTCGTGCTGGTCAGCTGCACATTGGCTTCCAGGCCCTGCACCacttctgtgctcagcatggccGGTCCCCTCGTCCCCACAATGAG GAGGATGCAACAGAACTGATGGCCTTCGCACAGCATGTGAATGCCCAAGCCCTGCCAGCACTGCAGCAGGATAGCCTGGATGAGGACCTCATTCGAAAGCTGTCATATGTGGCTGCTGGGGACCTGGCACCTATAAACGCCTTTATTGGGGGCTTGGCTGCCCAGGAAGTTTTGAAG GCTTGCTCTGGGAAGTTTATGCCCATTATGCAGTGGCTCTACTTTGATGCCCTTGAGTGTCTCCCCGAGGACAAAGAGGCCCTCACAGAGGACAAGTGTCTCCCG TGCCAGAACCGTTATGACGGGCAAGtagctgtctttggctcagccCTGCAAGAGAAGCTGGGCCGGCAGAAGTACTTCTTG GTGGGTGCAGGGGCCATTGGCTGCGAACTGCTCAAGAACTTTGCCATGATTGGTCTAGGCTGTGGGGAGGATGGTGCAATCACTGTTACAGACATGGACACCATTGAGAAGTCCAATCTGAACCGACAGTTTTTGTTCCGGCCCTGGGATGTCACG AAATTGAAATCTGACACAGCTGCTGCAGCTGCGCACCAAATAAATCCATACATCCAGGTACTGAGCCATCCGAATCGTGTTGGACCTGACACAGAGCACATCTATGATGACAGCTTCTTCCAGAACCTTGATGGTATTGCCAATGCCCTGGACAATGTGGATACTC GCTTGTACATGGACCGCCGCTGTGTGTACTACCGTAAACCACTGCTGGAATCAGGTACGCTGGGTACGAAGGGCAACGTGCAGGTGGTTATCCCTTTCCTGACAGAGTCCTACAGCTCCAGCCAGGACCCTCCTGAGAAGTCCATCCCCATCTGCACATTGAAGAACTTCCCCAATGCCATCGAACACACACTGCAG TGGGCTCGGGATGAGTTTGAAGGTCTTTTCAAGCAGCCCGCAGAAAATGTCAACCAGTATCTCAC AGACTCCAAGTTTGTGGAACGAGCACTGTGCCTGGCAGGCACCCAACCCCTGGAGATGCTGGAGGCTGTGCAGCGTAGCCTGCTGTTACAGCGGCCAGAGACCTGGGCTGACTGTGTGACTTGGGCGTACCACCACTGGCACACTCAGTACTCCAACAATATTCGGCAGCTTTTGCACAACTTTCCGCCTGACCAG CTTACAAGCTCTGGAGCCCTATTCTGGTCTGGGCCCAAACGCTGTCCACACCCACTCATCTTTGACGTCGACAAT CCCCTGCATCTGGATTATGTGATGGCTGCTGCCAACCTCTTTGCCCAGACTTATGGGCTGATGGGGTCTCAGGACCGAGCTGCTGTGGCCGTGCTTCTGCAGTCTGTGCATATCCCTGAATTCATCCCCAAGTCTGGTGTCAAGATCCATGTCTCTGACCAGGAGCTTCAGAATGCCAGTGCCTCTGTTG ATGATAGCCGCTTACAGGAGCTCAGAGCAATGCTTCCCAGCCCAGAGAAGCTCCGTGGGTTCAAGATGTATCCTATCAACTTTGAGAAg GATGATAACACTAACTTTCATATGGATTTCATTGTGGCTGCATCCAACCTCCGAGCAGAAAACTATAACATTCCCCCTGCAGATCGGCATAAG AGCAAGCTGATTGCAGGAAAGATCATCCCTGCCATTGCCACAACCACAGCAGCTATAGTTGGCCTCGTGTGTCTGGAGCTATACAAAGTGGTGCAGGGACACCAGCAGCTTGAGTCTTACAAGAACAGTTTTATGAACTTGGCCCTGCCCTTCTTCAGCTTCTCTGAACCACTTGCCCCACCCCGTCACCAG TACTATAACCAAGAGTGGACATTGTGGGATCGCTTTGAGGTACGGGGGCTGCAGCCTAATGGTGAAGAGATGACCCTCAGACAGTTCCTTGACTACTTTAAG AAAGAGCACAAATTAGAGATTACCATGCTGTCCCAAGGTATATCCATGCTGTACTCCTTTTTCATGCCAGCTACCAAACTCAGGGAACGATTGGATCAGCC GATGACAGAAATTGTGAGCCATATGTCAAAGCGAAAGCTGGGCCACCATGTACGGGCACTGGTCCTTGAGCTGTGCTGCAATGATGAGAGCGGTGAGGATGTCGAGGTTCCCTATGTACGATATACCTTCCGCTGA